The Chryseolinea soli genome contains a region encoding:
- a CDS encoding mannose-1-phosphate guanylyltransferase, producing the protein MNHNLFVVLMAGGVGVRFWPYSRNSKPKQFLDVLGTGKTLLQSTFDRFVPLCPIENIYVVTHEEHAALVREQLPQLSDDQILAEPMRKNTAPCIAYASYKIALKNENAVIVVTPSDHLIMMEEVFQDVIKKAADMAQGQDKLMTLGITPTRPETGYGYIQYHTEKSFAKKVKTFTEKPELSLAKKFLESGDFVWNSGVFIWGAKAITTAFHQYLPEMAEVFDEIRPKLGTPEEKEAILGAYSQCKNVSIDYGIMEKAKNVYVCLGNFTWSDLGSWASIHEISAKDENNNVINANAHTYDTRNCIIKGSPDKLIVVQGLNGYLIGEFGNVIIVVEKDKEEQFRKFVNDIKAKPNAQDYI; encoded by the coding sequence ATGAACCATAACTTATTCGTAGTGCTGATGGCCGGCGGCGTGGGCGTACGCTTCTGGCCTTACAGCCGAAATTCCAAACCCAAGCAATTTCTGGATGTATTAGGCACAGGGAAGACCCTTCTTCAATCTACTTTCGACCGCTTTGTTCCACTCTGTCCGATAGAGAATATCTACGTTGTCACGCATGAAGAACATGCCGCATTGGTGCGGGAGCAACTCCCGCAATTAAGCGACGACCAAATCCTGGCCGAGCCCATGCGCAAGAACACCGCCCCTTGCATTGCCTATGCCAGCTATAAGATCGCGTTAAAGAACGAAAATGCCGTGATCGTGGTAACGCCCTCCGATCACCTGATCATGATGGAGGAAGTGTTCCAGGATGTCATCAAAAAAGCTGCCGATATGGCCCAGGGCCAGGACAAGCTCATGACGCTGGGCATCACCCCCACCCGCCCGGAGACCGGCTATGGCTATATTCAATATCACACCGAAAAGAGCTTCGCCAAAAAAGTGAAGACCTTCACGGAGAAGCCGGAATTGTCGCTGGCCAAAAAATTCCTGGAGAGCGGCGACTTCGTATGGAACTCGGGCGTGTTCATCTGGGGCGCCAAGGCCATCACCACCGCCTTCCACCAATACCTTCCCGAAATGGCCGAAGTGTTTGACGAGATCCGCCCGAAGTTGGGCACACCGGAAGAAAAGGAAGCCATCCTGGGCGCGTATTCCCAATGTAAAAACGTGTCTATCGACTACGGCATCATGGAGAAGGCCAAGAACGTATACGTATGCCTGGGCAACTTCACATGGTCCGACTTAGGGTCGTGGGCTTCCATCCACGAGATCTCGGCGAAGGACGAAAACAACAACGTCATCAACGCCAACGCGCATACCTACGACACCCGCAACTGTATCATCAAAGGATCGCCCGACAAGCTCATCGTTGTGCAGGGCCTCAACGGCTACCTGATCGGTGAATTCGGGAATGTGATCATTGTGGTGGAGAAAGATAAGGAAGAGCAGTTCCGGAAGTTCGTCAACGACATCAAGGCGAAACCAAACGCGCAGGATTACATTTAA
- the recQ gene encoding DNA helicase RecQ: protein MLVEEKDALKERLKEIFGYSQFRGNQETIIRNLLDGKNTFVIMPTGAGKSLCYQLPAMLREGLAIVISPLIALMKNQVDQMNAYGVNARFLNSTLSKGEITRLKKDCMNGVVKLLYVAPESLNKEETIDFLKKVNVAFVAIDEAHCISEWGHDFRPEYRKIKTMIQNLGDMPVIALTATATPKVQLDIQKNLQMEEADVFISSFNRKNLYYEVRPKKETKKQLIKFLKDHKGKSGVIYCLSRKKVEEIAQLLNVNGFKAAPYHAGLDPDVRMKNQDDFLNEEVDIIVATIAFGMGIDKPDVRFVVHYDVPKSLEGYYQETGRGGRDGLEGLCLMFYSHNDLNKLEKFNKDKPVQERENARILLQEMEYYAESPVCRRRQLLHYFGEEYTQENCGMCDNCVHPRERFDGTEAVKLVLQTVKQTNERFGLNHLVNVIRGVEDEYVKSYGHFDLAVYGKGAEEDADYWKSVIRQTLIYQYLEKDIDNIGALKISERGEKFLKKPHAIELARDHDFTTEVDEEEESNDKPVNTKAYDVKLFEILKTLRKKMAKEKSLPPYVIFQDPSLEEMATTYPTTKDDLAQVNGVGMGKVNKFGAEFLEVIQKYVDENEIETANEVVIKSSVNKSKTKILIIQQIDRKVDLEEIAEKARISFEELLTEIENICYSGTKLNLTYYIDQVIDAHKQDDIHDYFMNAETDSLSEALNDGSMADYSEEEVRMMRIKFMSEYAN from the coding sequence ATGTTGGTCGAAGAGAAAGATGCACTCAAAGAGAGATTAAAAGAAATATTCGGTTACAGCCAGTTCCGCGGAAATCAAGAGACGATCATTCGGAATTTGCTGGATGGAAAGAATACATTCGTAATTATGCCCACCGGCGCTGGTAAATCACTGTGTTACCAGCTTCCCGCCATGCTCAGAGAAGGATTGGCCATTGTGATCTCACCGCTCATCGCGTTGATGAAAAACCAGGTCGATCAAATGAACGCGTACGGTGTCAACGCACGCTTCCTAAACTCCACCCTCAGCAAAGGCGAGATCACCCGACTGAAGAAGGATTGTATGAACGGCGTGGTGAAGCTACTCTATGTAGCACCCGAGTCGCTCAACAAAGAAGAGACCATCGACTTTCTCAAGAAGGTCAACGTCGCTTTTGTCGCGATCGATGAAGCCCACTGTATTTCGGAATGGGGACACGACTTCCGCCCGGAATACCGGAAGATCAAAACCATGATCCAAAACCTCGGCGACATGCCCGTGATCGCACTCACCGCGACCGCGACGCCAAAGGTTCAGTTGGACATTCAGAAGAACCTGCAGATGGAAGAAGCCGATGTGTTCATCTCTTCTTTTAACCGCAAGAACCTGTACTACGAAGTTCGTCCCAAGAAAGAGACAAAGAAGCAACTCATCAAATTCCTGAAAGATCACAAAGGCAAGTCCGGCGTGATCTATTGCCTCAGCCGCAAGAAAGTGGAAGAGATCGCCCAGCTGTTGAATGTGAACGGCTTCAAAGCCGCTCCCTATCACGCCGGTCTCGATCCCGACGTGCGTATGAAGAACCAGGACGACTTCCTGAACGAAGAAGTAGACATCATCGTGGCCACCATCGCCTTTGGCATGGGTATCGACAAACCCGATGTTCGGTTTGTCGTGCACTACGATGTTCCCAAGTCGTTGGAAGGATACTATCAGGAAACCGGCCGCGGCGGACGCGATGGATTGGAAGGACTTTGTTTAATGTTCTACAGCCATAACGATCTGAACAAGCTCGAAAAGTTCAACAAAGACAAGCCCGTACAAGAGCGCGAGAATGCGCGCATCTTGTTGCAGGAGATGGAATACTACGCCGAGTCACCAGTGTGCCGCAGAAGACAATTGCTGCACTATTTCGGCGAAGAATATACACAAGAGAATTGCGGCATGTGCGACAACTGCGTACATCCCCGCGAACGCTTCGATGGCACGGAAGCCGTGAAGCTCGTGCTGCAAACCGTGAAGCAAACCAACGAACGCTTCGGCCTGAACCACCTCGTGAACGTGATCCGCGGTGTGGAAGACGAATACGTGAAAAGCTATGGACACTTCGACCTGGCCGTTTATGGCAAGGGCGCCGAAGAGGACGCCGACTATTGGAAGTCGGTCATCCGCCAAACGCTGATCTATCAATACCTCGAAAAAGACATCGACAATATTGGTGCGCTGAAGATCTCCGAGAGAGGCGAGAAATTTTTGAAGAAACCGCATGCCATTGAGCTGGCCCGCGACCACGACTTCACGACGGAGGTAGACGAAGAAGAAGAATCGAACGACAAGCCCGTCAATACCAAAGCGTATGACGTGAAGCTGTTCGAGATCCTGAAGACCTTGCGTAAGAAAATGGCAAAGGAAAAGAGCCTTCCGCCATACGTGATCTTCCAGGACCCGTCGCTCGAAGAAATGGCCACGACCTATCCCACCACCAAGGACGACCTCGCCCAGGTGAACGGCGTGGGCATGGGCAAGGTGAACAAGTTCGGAGCTGAGTTCCTGGAGGTGATCCAGAAGTACGTAGACGAAAACGAGATCGAGACGGCCAACGAAGTGGTCATCAAATCGTCGGTCAATAAGTCAAAAACAAAGATCCTCATCATCCAACAGATCGACCGCAAGGTAGACCTGGAGGAGATCGCCGAAAAGGCACGGATCTCTTTTGAGGAGTTGCTGACCGAGATCGAGAACATTTGCTACTCGGGTACGAAGCTCAACCTGACCTATTATATAGACCAGGTGATCGACGCGCACAAGCAGGACGACATCCACGATTATTTCATGAACGCCGAAACCGACAGCCTCTCCGAAGCCCTCAACGACGGCTCCATGGCCGACTACTCGGAGGAGGAGGTGCGGATGATGCGCATCAAGTTCATGTCGGAGTACGCCAATTAA
- a CDS encoding KpsF/GutQ family sugar-phosphate isomerase, translating into MNLVKNIKKIARDVLINESLAIQQLTNFIDDNFEACVKEIYSAKGRVVITGVGKSAIVANKIVATLNSTGTPALFMHAADAIHGDLGMIQSEDIVICISKSGNTPEIKVLVPLLKRRGSKLVALVSNVNSYLGQQADFILNATIAEEACPNNLAPTTSTTAHMALGDALAICLLDLRNFTSRDFAEYHPGGSLGKQLYLKVSDIYLHNELPLVGPDAPLKDVIIEISSKRLGCTAVVDNDKNLLGIITDGDLRRMLEKSTSLQDVKARDIMTRSPKKIEKDEFAAKALHDMQEAGITQLVVMDGEKIAGFVHLHDLLKEGIV; encoded by the coding sequence TTGAATTTAGTAAAAAATATCAAAAAAATTGCACGAGATGTATTAATAAATGAATCTCTGGCAATCCAACAACTCACCAATTTTATCGACGACAATTTTGAAGCCTGCGTGAAAGAAATTTATTCCGCAAAAGGCCGTGTTGTCATTACAGGCGTTGGCAAAAGCGCCATTGTAGCCAATAAAATTGTTGCCACGCTAAACTCTACGGGAACCCCTGCGCTCTTCATGCACGCAGCTGATGCGATACATGGCGATCTTGGAATGATACAATCGGAAGACATTGTGATCTGTATCTCTAAAAGCGGCAACACGCCGGAGATCAAAGTGCTGGTCCCGTTACTCAAACGTAGAGGATCAAAGCTTGTTGCCTTGGTGAGCAATGTAAATTCATATCTTGGTCAACAAGCCGATTTCATTTTAAATGCAACGATTGCAGAAGAAGCTTGTCCCAACAATCTCGCACCGACCACGAGCACCACAGCCCACATGGCGTTGGGTGATGCGCTTGCCATTTGTCTCCTTGATCTTCGTAATTTTACGAGCCGCGATTTTGCCGAATACCATCCCGGTGGTTCGCTGGGCAAACAATTGTATTTGAAAGTATCCGATATCTATCTTCATAACGAGCTACCGCTCGTGGGCCCCGACGCGCCGCTGAAGGACGTAATCATCGAAATTTCGTCCAAAAGACTTGGTTGCACGGCCGTTGTGGACAACGACAAAAATTTGCTGGGCATCATCACGGATGGCGATTTGCGACGGATGCTGGAGAAAAGCACCAGCCTGCAAGACGTTAAGGCCCGTGACATTATGACACGCTCACCTAAAAAAATTGAAAAAGATGAATTTGCGGCCAAAGCCTTACATGACATGCAGGAAGCCGGCATCACACAGTTGGTGGTCATGGACGGCGAAAAAATAGCCGGATTTGTTCATTTACACGATCTTTTAAAAGAAGGAATTGTGTAA